Proteins encoded in a region of the Clostridium beijerinckii genome:
- the uxaC gene encoding glucuronate isomerase, whose translation MKNFMDENFLLSNQTAIDLYHNYAKNLPIIDYHCHIDPKEIYENKKFSNITEAWLYGDHYKWRAMRSNGMDEKCITGDGSDYDKFLAWSQTIPMAIGNPLYHWTHLELQRFFGIYEPLDEDTAPEIWKRTNELLNGEGFNVRDLIIKSNVETICTTDDPIDTLEYHIKIKEDTSFNVNVLPTLRPDKGIEINLDGFVSWVKALEKVSEISIDNYDEFLKALDSRIRFFHSVGCRIADHGIDGVVVYADASKEEAAAIFAKVLDGKTISTDEEKKYKTYTLRHVFKLYHELGWTMQLHIAALRSNNTKMFKEIGPNTGFDSINDESIAYPLSRLLDSVDKENSLPKTILYTLNPKDNYVLGTMIGNFQGDGIPGKMQFGAAWWFNDNKDGMIEQMKALGNLGLLGRFVGMLTDSRSFLSYTRHEYFRRIACNLIGEWVENGEVPKNDKLLKRIVQGICYSNAKEYFGFDEK comes from the coding sequence ATGAAAAATTTTATGGATGAGAATTTTTTACTATCTAATCAAACAGCTATAGATTTATATCATAATTATGCTAAAAACTTGCCTATTATTGATTACCACTGTCATATTGATCCAAAAGAAATATATGAAAACAAAAAATTTAGTAATATAACTGAAGCATGGCTTTATGGTGATCATTATAAATGGAGAGCCATGAGAAGTAATGGTATGGATGAAAAATGCATCACAGGAGATGGAAGTGATTATGATAAATTCTTGGCATGGTCACAAACTATACCTATGGCTATAGGAAACCCTCTTTATCATTGGACTCATTTAGAGCTTCAAAGATTCTTTGGAATATACGAACCACTTGATGAAGATACTGCTCCTGAAATTTGGAAGAGAACCAATGAATTATTAAATGGAGAAGGTTTTAATGTTAGAGATTTAATTATAAAATCAAATGTTGAAACTATATGTACAACAGATGATCCGATAGATACATTAGAATATCATATAAAAATTAAAGAAGATACTAGCTTTAATGTAAATGTTTTACCTACTCTAAGACCAGATAAAGGAATTGAAATAAATTTAGATGGTTTTGTTTCTTGGGTAAAAGCGTTAGAAAAAGTGTCTGAAATATCTATAGACAATTATGATGAATTTCTAAAAGCTCTTGATTCAAGAATAAGATTTTTCCATTCAGTTGGATGCAGAATAGCTGATCATGGTATAGATGGTGTTGTAGTTTATGCAGATGCCTCAAAAGAAGAAGCTGCAGCTATATTTGCAAAGGTTTTAGATGGAAAGACTATAAGTACTGATGAAGAGAAAAAATATAAAACCTATACGTTAAGACATGTATTTAAGCTTTACCATGAGTTAGGATGGACTATGCAGCTTCATATTGCAGCTCTTAGAAGCAATAATACAAAAATGTTTAAAGAAATAGGACCTAATACAGGATTTGATTCAATTAATGATGAAAGTATAGCTTATCCGCTTTCTAGGCTTTTAGATTCTGTAGACAAAGAAAATTCTCTTCCAAAAACAATTTTATATACATTAAATCCAAAGGATAACTATGTTCTTGGAACTATGATAGGAAATTTTCAAGGGGATGGAATTCCAGGAAAAATGCAATTCGGTGCAGCTTGGTGGTTTAATGATAATAAGGATGGAATGATTGAACAAATGAAGGCATTAGGAAACCTTGGATTGTTAGGACGCTTTGTTGGAATGTTAACTGATTCTAGAAGTTTCTTATCATATACTAGGCATGAATACTTTAGAAGAATTGCTTGTAATTTAATTGGAGAATGGGTAGAAAACGGAGAAGTACCTAAAAATGATAAATTACTTAAAAGAATTGTTCAAGGTATATGCTATAGCAATGCAAAAGAATATTTTGGATTTGATGAAAAATAA
- a CDS encoding mannitol dehydrogenase family protein has protein sequence MNNAKIVLSKESIKNTDLWKKAGIEIPKFDYDKMSASTKENPTWIHFGAGNIFRGFIAILQQELLNTGKVESGIVAVEGYDYEIIDEIYSPYDNLSLLVIMKPDGSLEKKVVGSIGESLAGDYLREKDWNRLKEIFSNPSLQIASFTITEKGYSVKNLSEQDTTDGLEHPVSIIAKVASLAYVRYQNGQLPIAFVSMDNCSKNGEKLHNAMETMIKKWIENGLVDKGFLEYINDTKKVSFPWSMIDKITPRPSQSVKDTLESVGFDSTKIVTTSKNTYIAPFVNAEGPQYLVIEDNFPNGRMPLEEAGVFLTDRETVERVETMKVTTCLNPLHTSLAVYGCLLGFNLIADEMKDPALKKLVEKIGYEEGMPVVVNPGILKPEDFIKEVVEVRLPNPYIPDTPQRIASDTSQKVGIRFGETIKAYNNREDLDAKELKYIPLVIAGWCRYLMGLDDNGNVMELSPDPLLDELRKYVSDIKLGTKESAKDSLKPILINEEIFGVNLYTVGLGEKIEGYFNELISGVGAVRATLEKYLNCK, from the coding sequence ATGTCAGCATCAACTAAGGAAAATCCTACATGGATTCATTTTGGAGCAGGAAACATATTCAGAGGATTTATAGCAATATTACAACAGGAACTTTTAAATACAGGGAAAGTAGAATCTGGTATTGTTGCTGTAGAAGGATATGACTATGAAATTATAGATGAAATTTATTCTCCTTATGATAATTTGAGTTTACTAGTAATTATGAAACCTGATGGTAGCTTAGAGAAAAAAGTGGTAGGAAGTATAGGTGAAAGCTTAGCTGGTGATTACTTAAGAGAAAAAGATTGGAATAGGTTAAAAGAAATATTTTCAAATCCATCTTTACAAATAGCAAGTTTTACAATAACAGAAAAAGGTTATAGTGTGAAGAATTTATCTGAACAAGATACAACAGATGGTTTAGAACACCCTGTAAGTATTATAGCTAAAGTTGCATCCCTAGCATATGTAAGATATCAAAATGGACAACTTCCAATAGCTTTTGTAAGTATGGATAATTGTTCTAAGAATGGTGAAAAACTTCACAATGCTATGGAAACAATGATAAAGAAATGGATAGAAAATGGATTAGTTGATAAAGGTTTTCTTGAATATATCAATGATACTAAAAAGGTATCTTTCCCTTGGAGTATGATAGATAAAATTACACCTAGACCATCTCAAAGTGTTAAGGACACATTGGAATCAGTTGGATTTGATAGTACTAAGATTGTAACAACTAGCAAAAACACTTATATTGCACCTTTCGTAAATGCAGAAGGACCTCAATATCTTGTAATAGAAGATAATTTTCCAAATGGACGTATGCCTTTAGAGGAAGCAGGAGTATTTTTAACAGATAGAGAAACTGTTGAAAGAGTTGAAACAATGAAGGTAACTACTTGTTTAAATCCACTACATACTTCTTTAGCAGTTTATGGATGCTTACTTGGATTTAATTTAATTGCAGACGAGATGAAGGATCCAGCTTTAAAGAAATTAGTAGAAAAAATTGGATACGAAGAAGGAATGCCAGTTGTTGTTAATCCAGGAATATTAAAACCTGAAGACTTTATTAAAGAGGTAGTTGAAGTTAGGCTTCCAAATCCATATATACCTGATACACCACAAAGAATTGCTTCAGATACATCTCAAAAAGTTGGAATAAGATTTGGAGAAACAATTAAAGCTTATAATAATAGAGAAGATTTAGACGCTAAGGAACTTAAATATATTCCTCTAGTTATAGCAGGCTGGTGTAGATATCTAATGGGATTAGATGATAATGGTAATGTTATGGAATTAAGTCCAGATCCTTTATTAGATGAACTAAGAAAATATGTATCTGATATAAAACTAGGTACTAAAGAATCAGCAAAGGATAGTTTAAAACCAATACTAATAAATGAAGAAATTTTTGGAGTAAATCTTTATACTGTAGGTTTAGGTGAGAAAATTGAAGGTTATTTTAATGAATTAATTTCAGGTGTTGGCGCTGTTAGAGCAACTTTGGAAAAATATTTAAATTGCAAATAA